CTAGAAGACGACAATAATGAAAACTTTTAAAATATCATAGCAAAAAAATGCTTAAAATGTATATTTAAATTAGAAGATTTTTCGAGAGAATATACAGAAAAAACAATACATTTAAATTATTTATGGTTATTTTTTATTTGTAAAACCATATTTACAAGGACTTCAAATGCAAAAGTTTTTTTAGGTTTGACCGAAAAGGGACATTTAGGACTTGGTGCTGATGCCGATATTGCAATATATAAAACACCTGGAACAATGAAAAGAGAAAAGAGAAAATAAAACAATTATAAGTTTTATGCTTCCAGATTAATAAAACATTTCTCCACTTATAAATTTTTTTGTTAATTCATGCTTTGGATTAGAAAATATTTTTTTAGTAGTTCCAACTTCGATAATTTTTCCATCATACATATGGGCGGTGCTATCCGATAATCTTTTAACTTGGAATAGGTTATGTGTTGCTAAAACAATTGTGGTATTATATTTTTTAACGGTGTCTTTTATTATATTTTCGATTAATATGGAATTACTGGGGTCTAAGTTTGCCGTGGGTTCATCCATCAATAAAACTTCTGGTTCAATGACTAATGCCCTTGCCAGTGCCACCCGTTGCTTTTCCCCTCCTGAAAGTGATTTTGCTATTCTATCTTTATAATTAGATAAACCAATATGTTCAAGAATATCTTCTACCTTTTTTTTAATATATTCCTTGGGATATTTTCTAATTTTAAGCCCATATGCTATGTTATTATAGACCGTTGAATTAAACATGACTGGATTTTGAAACACCAGTGTAATTTTTCTTCTAAAATCGATATCCCATTTAACTTCTTTACCTCCTATAAAATATGTTCCATAATCGGGTTTATTAATAAGTGCCAATATTTTAAGTAAAGTAGTTTTTCCTGCACCACTATGCCCCATAATGCAGAAGATTTCTCCTTTTTTAATGTTGAACTCAATATTATTTAGAACTTTTCTTCCACCATGCAATTTTGTGATATTCTTTAACTCCATATAATCTTTCATTAATACCACTTTCTTCTTATTAAATTGGATATCAAATTAACAATAATAATTATACTCATTAAAATTATTCCAAGAGCTATTGCAGTGCTAATATCTGCCCTAACTGTGTGCATCTGTATTGCCGTTGTTAGAATTCTTGTGTTGTAATGTCCCCCATTTACATATATATTTCCACCTATCATTAAAGCTATACCTAATTCAGATATTGCCCTGTTGAATCCTGTGATGGTGGCCAATATAATCCACCCCCAGATTTCTTTAATAATTTGAATAGTAGTTTGAATCTCACTTGCACCAAGGGTCATGCATAACTCCTTAATGTCCCCTTCAACAGACTCAAAGGAATCAATAATTATACTCATAACTATTGGAGTAATAAGAAGAGCTTGCCCCGCAATTATTCCACTTTCAAAATATAGCAAATCGAGAAAGCCCAATGGCCCCTTCGGCACAAAAAAAAGATAGAGCATAAGTCCCCATATCACAGTAGGAATTCCCATAAATGAATTTATAAAATTTTTTATAAAAAATCTTCCTTTAAATTTCTTAAACGCTATAAAAATAGAAATGGGCAATGACCACAATAAAGATAATATTGTGGCACTTCCCGAGATTTTTATGGATCTCCATGCTATTTCCAAAACATAACCGTCCTGTATAAGCACTAATGCGTCCATAAATCCATTTATTAAATATTCAAACATTACATTACACCTTAATATGTTAGCCCGTTATTTCAGTTGAGTCAAATTCAAAGAAATTCCAATTTGTGTCGTATCTGAATTTTGTCGGACATTCTGTGTATTTGCTACCGTCTTTCATAAATCCATACTTTACAATCCACTGGTATATTGGTGCTTCTTTGTTGGTGAGAATTGGAACAGCTGGACTAAATAATGATACTCCAAATTCCTCTTTACCATAATTTCCGATAAAATCTTGTCCTTCATCAGATACAAGCCATTCTGCTAATTTTGAAGATTCTTTAAAGTCTTTACCGTCTATTTGTTTTGGATTTATTAATATTATGGCATAAACATTTGTTAATTCTTCCCCTTTATCGACCAATTTTTCAAGGTTTATTAATCCTTCTTTCTGGTATTTTAAATAGGTTCCTGTATCACTAAGAGTATAGCCCCTCACATTCTCCGAGGTAGTATATTTTAATGTGTCGCCCATGCCTTGACCCGTACTTCTCATCCATCCTTCTTTTTTAAGTTCTTCGTAGTCATAACCTGCGGCGGCCCATAAATTAATCTCTTTTTTGTTGGTTCCTGAGTTGTCATCTCTTGTAACCCATACAGTATTTCCTGCCCTTCCCGCTTCAACTATTTTTTGTAGTGCCTTTTGAGGTTCTAATCCTTTTATGCTCGCAGGGTCATTGTCTGGACCCACAATTATAAAGAAATTGTATGCAAATACCTTTCTATTTACTCCATATCCTTCATTCATGAATTTTTCTTCGGAACCTACTGCATGAACAATTATAGCATCAGATGCTCCACTTTTAGCATCCAATATTGCCCCACCCGTTCCTTTTGGAATGAATCTAACTTCTGTATTATATTTTTCTTTAAATTTTTCAGAAATTGCTTCTGCCAATCCTGTGGCATAAACACTTGTAGTAATAGATAATGTTAATACTTTTGGCTTTTCTGTTTTTATGTTGGTATTGCTATCCGTATTGGTATCGGTATTTACTATGCTGGATTCGGTTGTATCCGCAGGTGTGCCTGAATCCACACATCCTGCCATCATACCTACCAGTAATAATGGTATTAGATATATAACAAGCTTTTTCATAATTTCTCCCTATTTATATTTGTGTATATTACACACTACAAAAAGTTATATGTGTATACTATATATAATTTTTGTTAATTATATTAAATTACTACAAATTTAGGGTTTCAATAATATAAATATATATCGGAACATTATCTTCTGTTCCCTGCATTTATATAACATCATTTATAGAAATATCTAAACTAAAACCACACTAAATCCAAAGCAATAGCTCATATAATATTCCAATGTTTCATATTTGTGGATATATGTTACTATCAACCATTCACATTATTGGAGATATAATTTTTATAGGTCATATTTATCAGAAAATATTAGCTAATTATATTCATTACTACTGTCTTATTATCACGATCATTATAATTTTAATTATTCGGCAACATATTTTTATACAATAAAAAGAGAGAGAGAAAAAATACAATGAACAGGGAAATTTATTTATTCCATATATTCAACCAGCTTTGAAAGATATATTACCCAGCCATCATAAGACATATTTGGATAAGATAAATCAGCATTAGGGTGCATAAATTTGCACAGCGTAATGGTTTTTAAGTGAGGTGCAAAGTTTTTTAATGTAGAAAGACCTTGGGAGCCAATATAATAAGGCACACCTATAAAACATATTAAATCATAATTTCCCTTACCGCAAAAACCATTCCAATTTGAATCTTTTAGATGATTTATTAACTCCACAGCCCCAATATTATAATGGGGTTTAAAATTTAATTTCGAAAGCATAATGTTAGAACCGCCCGTTGATACAACAGTCATGTGTTTTAATTTTGCTATTTTTATTGCATATTCTGCTATCTCTTCGGGTATCACATTTAATAAAGAACCCATGACAAACATGGGATTTTTAGACTGTTTTATTGTTAGTGCAGCTATTTTAGGGGAACAAATTATTGCCTGATTTGGGGAAGATAATGCAGGATTCCATGCAGACATAATATCACCACAAGATTTATATATTGTGTGTATTAATTACACATATATAATGATTAATAATGATATTATATAAAGGTGAGGGTATGTTTCGGGTTGACGGATATAAAAGCAAAAATGTTTCAATTAAAGGATTGAAAATGGATTTTAAAAAAATAAATTTAGATACTGAACATACAAACACAAATTATCCTCCTTCTAAAAATAAAAAAGTTAGTGTAGATTACTCAAAACTTAGGGAGTGGGATTTTAAGTTATTGTCTTATTTTAAACCATTTTATGCTCCATTGTGTAATTTATGTTGTCTATGTACATATGGAAAATGTGATTTATCCAAAAATAAAAAAGGAGGATGCGGTATTAATTTAGAAAAACAACAGGCAAGAATTGTATTATTGGCATGCTGTATTGGGGCATCTACTCATGCCGCCCATGCTAGACATATTGTTGACCACATATTGGAGGAAAATCCAAATTTAAAAATAGATTATGGAAATGCCATAAATATAGTTGCACCTTTATCAACTACCATTACAGGCATCACTCCAAAAACTGCTGATGATTTAGATAAAATATTGGTGTATGTTGAAAGGGAAATAACAAACTTACTGGCTGCCACCCATACAGGTCAAGAGGGTAGTTATTTAGATTTTGAATCAAAAGCTCTTCATGCGGGAATGATTGATAATTTAGCCTTGGAAATAGCAGAATTGGCACAAATAAATTATTATAATTTACATAAGGGTGAGCCCAATACTCCATTAATAGATATTGGATTGGGAGTAATAGATGACCAAAAGCCAATAATATTGTGCATTGGACACAATATAGCACCAGGAGTAGAAATTATTGATTATATTGATGACATGGATTTATCTGAGGATATAGAAGTATGTGGTTTGTGTTGCACTGCAATAGATATCAGTAGATACTCAAAGGAATCAAAAATAGTTGGTCCAATATCGAGGCAATTGATGTTTATAAAATCGGGTATTCCAGATATAGTGGTTTTGGACGAACAATGTATAAGGGCAGATATATTAGAACTATGTGCTGAACAAAATATTCCCATAATTGCAACAAGCGACAAATGTTCATTGGGATTGATTGAAATGACATCCAAAGACGAAAATATTATTATTCATGAGCTATTATCAAATAAACATAAAGGTGCCCTTATAAAAGATATGGCGAAAGTTGGAAAGGTTGCCGTTGGTTTAGCCTTACTGTTAAAGAAAAACCAAAAACCCAAACAGGAACATAGAAACATAGATATTTCTGAACTTATAAATGGATGCACAGAATGTGAATGGTGCAACAGGGTATGTCCTGCCATGCTCCCAATAAAAGAAGCTTTTGTACTGGGTAAAAACGGGGATTTATCCGGGTTTTCAGCCCTTTATGGTATGTGTGTAGGATGTGGAAAATGTATGGGGGAATGTGAGAGGGAGCTCCCAATAATAGATATTATAAGAATAGCTTCAAAAGATAAAATAGCTTCCGAAAGATTTAAAATTAGAGCGGGGAGGGGACCAATTCAAGATATTGAAATAAGAAAAGTGGGAGCTCCCATTGTATTGGGCGATATTCCTGGAGTTATTGTACTTGCAGGTTGTTCCAACTACCATAATGGAGAAAATGAAATAGCCCTTATTACAGAAGAATTTTTAAAAAGAGGGTATATTGTAGTGGCTGCGGGATGTGTGGCCATGGACATAGGACTTTATATGGATAAAGACGGAAAAACACTTTACGAAAAATTCTCTGGCGACTTTGACAAAGGGGGACTTCTAAATGTAGGTCCATGCGTTGCAAATGCTCATGCCATCGGTAGTGCCATCAAAATAGCAAATATATTTGCAAAAATACCCCTTGAAAATAATTTTACAAATGTAGCAGACTATATATTAAACAGGGTCGGGGCATGCGTAATTGCATGGGGTGCCATGAGTCAGAAGGCAGTAGCAATTGCAACCGGCGCGAATAGGTGGGGCATACCTGCTGTGGTTGGGCCTCATTCATCCAAATACAGAAGATTGTATTTAGGAGAATCAGAATTAAGAGAAATTACCGATAAACGAACAAATGAAAAGGTGAAATGCGAACCCGCCCCGTTGCACTTAATATATTGTGCTGAAAGTATGAATGAATGTATGGCAATGGTGGCAAAATCTTGCATAAGGCCTAATGATACCCCAAAAGGAAGATTAATAAAATTAACTCATTATGTGGACATATATAAAAAATACTATGGGTGCCTACCAGATGATTTACACTTATATATTAGAAATGAAAGGGAAATTCCTTATGAAGATAAAAAAGAAATATTAAAATTCCTTAAAGAAAAAGAATGGAATCCAAGAAATGCTCCAAATGAACCTTCCATATTGTAGAGGGCGTGGCTAATTAATCTAACTCTCCTCTATTATCCTTAATTATTTTTAAAAATATTGCATTTTTTTGGCATAATTCTTGACATAACTCACATCCACAACATTTATTTTTATCAATATTGATTAGATCGTTTTCAATAGTTATTGCCTTTGTTGGACATATGTCAATACATATTTTACATAAATTACATTTACTGGAAATGGCTACATCAACATCAATATTATCAGAAATTAATGTTTCCGTAATTGTAGTTACAATGTCATTGTCATCACATACGGTTTTAATAAAAAGAACAGCATCTCGCGGATAAAATTTTTCGGCCGTGACTTTTGCACATTTAACAGCTTCTTTTGCAGGTATCCGTCCAGCCAAATAATGGGTAATTACAGTCCTATCTACATTAAGTAATTTTGCAATCTCTTCATGTGTTAAACCTTTTTCCCGAAGTTTTTTTGCCGTGAGTGCCCTTAAACCTGCCAATATATGTTGAGTCATAATATCACCATTAAATATTAAAATATAAATTTATTATGTAAATCGATGCTCTTGGCATAAATGACAATCCATTAAATGGATAATTATGATATATGGGTCATTGAACATAGGTCATTTATTGTCGATTCACCAAACATACAAATATAGGCCATACGATATATGATAATATATATTATATATTTATCCTCCTTAAAAAATAAAAACTATTTAAAAATTTCATATATCCTACATTCAATTCTTTACGGCTTTGCTACCTTCTCTGGAATCTTTTTATATTATTCCATAATATCGGGAAGCCCATAAATCTGTCATAAGGTCCAACAAGAGGAATATTTTTATTATATTATTTGGTGGCATATATATTTTTGTTCAGATATTACCCTTTATTTGTGCCCTAATTCAAAACCTTTTTCTAGAGCTTTTAAGTTTAATTCTTTAAATTTTGGCGGCACGACATCAAATACGGCATTTTTTAAAGATTCTTTTGATATCGTGTTTGTAATACTAACCAACGCCCCAAGCATTACAACATTGGCAACTATTTTATTTCCAATATCATAGGCCATTTGAGTGGCGGGAATTGGGTATATATTTATATCTTTTCTGTTGGGAAAATTATTCATCATATCTGGGTCATAAATAAGGATTTTTCCAGACTTCAAATCTCTTATATATATGTCCAAAGACTCCTGAGACATTGCAACCAATACATCTAAATTTCTAACTTTTGGATAGTCTTTTGAATTATCAGAGATTACTACTTCTGCGCGGGATATTCCTCCCCTAGCTTCTGGGCCTATTGATTGGGTTTGAAAAGCATAATTATTTTCATACAGTGCTGCCGCCCTTCCCAATATTATACCTGATAAAAGTATGCCTTGGCCCCCAAATCCTGCAAATCTTATTTCTTTTCTCATAATATCGCCATAATAATTAATTTCTTAATTCTTTTAATGTTAATTGGTATTTTATCAACATTTTTCCTTTATTATAGTTAATCTTCAAAAATTGTCCCACATTAGTTCTAAATATTAAGCTTAATGTGGGGTGTTATATATACAGTCCTATCCGTATATCGTAATGCTAAATAGTTCGAAGATTGACTATATTTTATATAATTCATCGGTAAATTCTGGCTGTTCTTTATTCACAAATTCCCCAATCAAAAGTTTTCCATTTAATTCTTCCTCGTTTGATAGATTTTTTGCTTTATTTATCGATATAGTGTTTGATTTAATCAATTTCATAAGCTCTGTGTTGGAGTTCATATTATTCATTCTTCCATAATATGTATAACATTGGGACATTACTTCAATAAATGCTAACCCCTTTGTTTTTATTCCCTTTTTAATGGATTTTACCAATTGGAACGGGTGGTTAGTAGTCCATCTTGCAACATATGAAGCCCCAGAAGCTTCGGCTAATTTACATAAATCAAAAGGTCTTTCTGGATTTCCATATGGCGCCGTGGTTCCTTTTTTTCCAGTGGGCGTAGTTGGAGAAATTTGCCCTCCTGTCATGCCGTATGTATGGTTATTTACACAAATAATTGTAATATCGATGTTTCTTCTACATGCATGTATAAAGTGATTTCCCCCAATAGCCGCACAATCTCCATCGCCAGTAAATGTAATTACATTTAAATCGGGGTCATAAGATTTAATCCCCGTTGCAAATGCAATGGGTCTTCCATGGGTTGTATGCATTGAATCACAATTAAAATATCCGGGAATTCTTGAAGAGCATCCTATTCCTGATGTCATTATTGTATTGTCCATATCCATATTTAAATCATCAAATACCTTGCATGCACAATTTATAATTGTTCCAATTCCGCATCCCGAACAAAACATATGGGGCAATCGGTCTTCTCTTAAATATTTTAAAGCAAAATGTTGTTCCATGATTTACCTCTTTGTTATTATATCAATAATTTCCCCTGGGAGATGTATTTCTCCACCAGTCTTTGGAAGCAATATCACTTCACAGAACCCTTTTGACGCCCTTTCCACTTCCCTCGAAATTTGACCAAAATTCATTTCAGGAACAATAATTTTTTCTGTTTTTTTGGCAATTTCTAATATTTTATTATCTGGGAATGGCCAAACTACCTCTAACCTGAAAAAACCCGCACTAACTCCATTTTCCCTAAGTTCATTTACCGCAGTTTCCGCAGACCTTGACGGAGCTCCATAGGATACCACCACAACATCTCCACAATCATCCATATATTTTTCCTCATAGGATACAATATCATCTAAATTGTCCAATATTTTATCGTTTAATCTTTTGACTAATTTATGATGTTCATTGGGTTTTGATGCTGCATCAGGATATCCTTTTTCATTGTGGGTTAATCCCGTTATATGGGACCTGTACCCTTTACCAAATATGGGCATTTTAGGAATTAAATCCTCCTCCGGATAAAATGGAAGTTTATTAAGTCCCTCTTTTCTTTTAACTATCTCAATTTCTTCTGGTATGGTTAGTTTTTCCCGCATATGTCCTACTATTTCATCACTCATCACAAAGGCTGGGACCCTATATTTTTCAGAAAGATTAAAAGCCTTTATTGTATATTCAAAACATTCTTGAACCGATGATGGTGCCAAGGCAATTATTTGATAATCGCCATGAGAACCCCATTTTGCCTGCATCATATCACTTTGAGATGCCATTGTAGGTTGTCCTGTTGAGGGAGCTCCCCTCTGTACATTGACTATAACAAATGGAGTTTCCGTCATTACTCCATATCCTATATGCTCCTGCATCAAACTAAAACCCGGTCCGCTTGTAGCCGTCATTACCTTTGCACCAGTCCATGATGACCCAATAACAGCTGCTAATGCTCCTATTTCATCCTCCATCTGAATAAATGCTTTCCCAATTTGTGGCAATCTTTTTGCCATTCTTTCGGCAACCTCTGATGATGGTGTAATTGGATAACCTGCAAAAAAATCGCATCCTACGGCAATTGCACCTTCGGCACATGCTTCATTACCTTGCATAAAATAACTACCGGGTTTAAGTTTTCCATTGATATCTAATGTCATTTCTTCACCACAATTGATTGGTCAGGACATATTAATTCACAAATACCGCAATAATTACAATTTTCAATATTTTCGACCATTGATGGATAAATTCCTTTTTTATTTAATTCCTTGGAAACTCCAAATACATTTTTTGGACAGGAATCTATGCAAATATAACATCCTTTGCATAATTCCTCATATATCGATATCATATCATCACCCCAACATAATCTCTAGTCTGTTGTATATTATGTGTATATACTACACATATATAAATGTTATCTTAATTAACTATGGTCTATCTTTGGCGTTTTTCAGCCACATATATTGGGAAAGCTAAATTATAATAAGTTCAAAAACTGTCCCTTTATTGTTCCAAATAATAAGTGCAATAAGACGAAAGGTCAGTAAAAATAAATAATAAGTATTATATTATGTGTATATACTACACATATATAAAATTATATATTATATTAGGGGAGCTCCCGATATGAATATGGCAAAAAAAGCAGTTGATATATTTAAAAATTTGAATAGCAATTCAGAATTGGTATGCCCATTTACCAAGAATTGTTAATACCAATAAATTCAAAATTGATATTCTTGCTGATAAGATAAAAAATTATTTAATTGCATTTAATTTTCTTTTTATTGTATTCTCTTTGTCTATTCTTTCATCAATTTTTAAAGAGCTAACAACTCTTTTTGTATCGCTCAAAACTTCCCGATGGGCCTCTTTAAATGCCTCTAATATCTCGTCCAAATCTCCCTCCAATACGGTCCCCATAGCACTTGGCTCTATTTTTAAATCATATTTTTTAAAAACTTTCAATGCATTTTTAACATATTTTGAAACGCTCGGACCTTCGCCCAATGGAATTATGCTTATTTCTGCAACTACCATTTTACCATCTCTATTTTAATAATAAAAATATTAATTATTATCACACTGTCTTTTTAACTATATTTTACAAATATATTCTTTTTAAATATTAAAAAACGCTCCTGCCGGGATTTGAACCCGAGTCTGCGAATCCGCAGTTCGCAAGCATATCCTAACTAACCCACAGGAGCAACAATTTTAATGCAAAATAAAAAATAAAAATAAATATAACTAAATTATGGTCGGTTCGAGAACTTTTTGCACCAATTGGCGTGTAAAATATATATTGATTTAAATCTCCAATGAAATACTTTGAGATTTTTTGACCTCTGATGAACACAGTTTCCGAACAGCCATTAGTTAATCAACAATAATATATATGTTCTTTATATTTTGTTTTTCCATATTATATAATGTATATGACTATATTTTGACCTTTTTATAAAAATACAGCTAATGCATTTATTCAATAACCATATTTATGTCAATAGTCCGTTGATTACTATGTGTATTGTTATTTATTATATTATCGTATATATACTTATACTTGTGCGATTATTCACATAATTTAACTAATTCCTCTACTAATTCCTTTTGTATTGTTCCTTCATTTCTGTCCCCATATGAGCAGGCCGCCCCTCTAATTCCAACAATATCGCAACCTAATTTTTTTAATATTGCAATTTCTTCTTTTTTTATTGAACCTGCCAATGCACTTTTCAAACCATAGCTCCTGGTTTCTTCGATAAATTCTTTCAATAATTTTTCGTCCAAATGGTCGAACAATGACATGCCATCTTTTAATGCTGTATCGAGCATGGCAACATCACAGCCCGAATCTCTCGCAATTTTTGGTATTATGAGTGGGTCAACAGCTCCAACCCTATATGCATCGGCATAACCTGCTGCAACAACAATTTTATTTTTATCTACTGATTTTACGGCTTTAACAACTTTTTCCATAACATCTACGGCTTCATAATATGTTTTTGTC
The window above is part of the Methanococcus aeolicus Nankai-3 genome. Proteins encoded here:
- a CDS encoding ABC transporter ATP-binding protein, giving the protein MKDYMELKNITKLHGGRKVLNNIEFNIKKGEIFCIMGHSGAGKTTLLKILALINKPDYGTYFIGGKEVKWDIDFRRKITLVFQNPVMFNSTVYNNIAYGLKIRKYPKEYIKKKVEDILEHIGLSNYKDRIAKSLSGGEKQRVALARALVIEPEVLLMDEPTANLDPSNSILIENIIKDTVKKYNTTIVLATHNLFQVKRLSDSTAHMYDGKIIEVGTTKKIFSNPKHELTKKFISGEMFY
- a CDS encoding ABC transporter permease, whose amino-acid sequence is MFEYLINGFMDALVLIQDGYVLEIAWRSIKISGSATILSLLWSLPISIFIAFKKFKGRFFIKNFINSFMGIPTVIWGLMLYLFFVPKGPLGFLDLLYFESGIIAGQALLITPIVMSIIIDSFESVEGDIKELCMTLGASEIQTTIQIIKEIWGWIILATITGFNRAISELGIALMIGGNIYVNGGHYNTRILTTAIQMHTVRADISTAIALGIILMSIIIIVNLISNLIRRKWY
- a CDS encoding substrate-binding domain-containing protein — encoded protein: MKKLVIYLIPLLLVGMMAGCVDSGTPADTTESSIVNTDTNTDSNTNIKTEKPKVLTLSITTSVYATGLAEAISEKFKEKYNTEVRFIPKGTGGAILDAKSGASDAIIVHAVGSEEKFMNEGYGVNRKVFAYNFFIIVGPDNDPASIKGLEPQKALQKIVEAGRAGNTVWVTRDDNSGTNKKEINLWAAAGYDYEELKKEGWMRSTGQGMGDTLKYTTSENVRGYTLSDTGTYLKYQKEGLINLEKLVDKGEELTNVYAIILINPKQIDGKDFKESSKLAEWLVSDEGQDFIGNYGKEEFGVSLFSPAVPILTNKEAPIYQWIVKYGFMKDGSKYTECPTKFRYDTNWNFFEFDSTEITG
- the cdhB gene encoding CO dehydrogenase/acetyl-CoA synthase complex subunit epsilon yields the protein MSAWNPALSSPNQAIICSPKIAALTIKQSKNPMFVMGSLLNVIPEEIAEYAIKIAKLKHMTVVSTGGSNIMLSKLNFKPHYNIGAVELINHLKDSNWNGFCGKGNYDLICFIGVPYYIGSQGLSTLKNFAPHLKTITLCKFMHPNADLSYPNMSYDGWVIYLSKLVEYME
- the cdhA gene encoding CO dehydrogenase/acetyl-CoA synthase complex subunit alpha, whose amino-acid sequence is MFRVDGYKSKNVSIKGLKMDFKKINLDTEHTNTNYPPSKNKKVSVDYSKLREWDFKLLSYFKPFYAPLCNLCCLCTYGKCDLSKNKKGGCGINLEKQQARIVLLACCIGASTHAAHARHIVDHILEENPNLKIDYGNAINIVAPLSTTITGITPKTADDLDKILVYVEREITNLLAATHTGQEGSYLDFESKALHAGMIDNLALEIAELAQINYYNLHKGEPNTPLIDIGLGVIDDQKPIILCIGHNIAPGVEIIDYIDDMDLSEDIEVCGLCCTAIDISRYSKESKIVGPISRQLMFIKSGIPDIVVLDEQCIRADILELCAEQNIPIIATSDKCSLGLIEMTSKDENIIIHELLSNKHKGALIKDMAKVGKVAVGLALLLKKNQKPKQEHRNIDISELINGCTECEWCNRVCPAMLPIKEAFVLGKNGDLSGFSALYGMCVGCGKCMGECERELPIIDIIRIASKDKIASERFKIRAGRGPIQDIEIRKVGAPIVLGDIPGVIVLAGCSNYHNGENEIALITEEFLKRGYIVVAAGCVAMDIGLYMDKDGKTLYEKFSGDFDKGGLLNVGPCVANAHAIGSAIKIANIFAKIPLENNFTNVADYILNRVGACVIAWGAMSQKAVAIATGANRWGIPAVVGPHSSKYRRLYLGESELREITDKRTNEKVKCEPAPLHLIYCAESMNECMAMVAKSCIRPNDTPKGRLIKLTHYVDIYKKYYGCLPDDLHLYIRNEREIPYEDKKEILKFLKEKEWNPRNAPNEPSIL
- a CDS encoding 4Fe-4S binding protein, producing MTQHILAGLRALTAKKLREKGLTHEEIAKLLNVDRTVITHYLAGRIPAKEAVKCAKVTAEKFYPRDAVLFIKTVCDDNDIVTTITETLISDNIDVDVAISSKCNLCKICIDICPTKAITIENDLINIDKNKCCGCELCQELCQKNAIFLKIIKDNRGELD
- a CDS encoding 2-oxoacid:acceptor oxidoreductase family protein, which encodes MRKEIRFAGFGGQGILLSGIILGRAAALYENNYAFQTQSIGPEARGGISRAEVVISDNSKDYPKVRNLDVLVAMSQESLDIYIRDLKSGKILIYDPDMMNNFPNRKDINIYPIPATQMAYDIGNKIVANVVMLGALVSITNTISKESLKNAVFDVVPPKFKELNLKALEKGFELGHK
- a CDS encoding thiamine pyrophosphate-dependent enzyme encodes the protein MEQHFALKYLREDRLPHMFCSGCGIGTIINCACKVFDDLNMDMDNTIMTSGIGCSSRIPGYFNCDSMHTTHGRPIAFATGIKSYDPDLNVITFTGDGDCAAIGGNHFIHACRRNIDITIICVNNHTYGMTGGQISPTTPTGKKGTTAPYGNPERPFDLCKLAEASGASYVARWTTNHPFQLVKSIKKGIKTKGLAFIEVMSQCYTYYGRMNNMNSNTELMKLIKSNTISINKAKNLSNEEELNGKLLIGEFVNKEQPEFTDELYKI
- a CDS encoding 2-oxoacid:acceptor oxidoreductase subunit alpha encodes the protein MTLDINGKLKPGSYFMQGNEACAEGAIAVGCDFFAGYPITPSSEVAERMAKRLPQIGKAFIQMEDEIGALAAVIGSSWTGAKVMTATSGPGFSLMQEHIGYGVMTETPFVIVNVQRGAPSTGQPTMASQSDMMQAKWGSHGDYQIIALAPSSVQECFEYTIKAFNLSEKYRVPAFVMSDEIVGHMREKLTIPEEIEIVKRKEGLNKLPFYPEEDLIPKMPIFGKGYRSHITGLTHNEKGYPDAASKPNEHHKLVKRLNDKILDNLDDIVSYEEKYMDDCGDVVVVSYGAPSRSAETAVNELRENGVSAGFFRLEVVWPFPDNKILEIAKKTEKIIVPEMNFGQISREVERASKGFCEVILLPKTGGEIHLPGEIIDIITKR
- a CDS encoding 4Fe-4S dicluster domain-containing protein, producing MISIYEELCKGCYICIDSCPKNVFGVSKELNKKGIYPSMVENIENCNYCGICELICPDQSIVVKK
- a CDS encoding MTH1187 family thiamine-binding protein; this translates as MVVAEISIIPLGEGPSVSKYVKNALKVFKKYDLKIEPSAMGTVLEGDLDEILEAFKEAHREVLSDTKRVVSSLKIDERIDKENTIKRKLNAIK
- a CDS encoding (5-formylfuran-3-yl)methyl phosphate synthase, whose product is MLLLISPKNIEEAKEAIAGGAHIIDVKNPPEGSLGANFPWVIEEVKNITPKNLLVSATVGDVPYKPGTVSLAALGVAVSGADYIKVGLYGTKTYYEAVDVMEKVVKAVKSVDKNKIVVAAGYADAYRVGAVDPLIIPKIARDSGCDVAMLDTALKDGMSLFDHLDEKLLKEFIEETRSYGLKSALAGSIKKEEIAILKKLGCDIVGIRGAACSYGDRNEGTIQKELVEELVKLCE